A window of Acinonyx jubatus isolate Ajub_Pintada_27869175 chromosome E4, VMU_Ajub_asm_v1.0, whole genome shotgun sequence contains these coding sequences:
- the SH2D1B gene encoding SH2 domain-containing protein 1B: MDFGDTKGLPMDLPCYHGPLSKKDCETLLLKDGVDGNFLIRDSESMPGVLCLCVSFKNFVYTYRIFKERHGFYDIQTVEGAPKKIFPDLKELISAFEKPNQGLVVHLVRPIKKTSSRLRWRRSQIKLDNIYENSNSEYVEVLP; encoded by the exons ATGGATTTCGGGGATACCAAAGGGCTCCCCATGGATCTGCCTTGTTACCACGGCCCTCTGTCCAAGAAAGACTGTGAGACTTTGCTGCTCAAGGATGGGGTGGATGGCAACTTCCTGATAAGGGACAGCGAGTCCATGCCGGGAGTGCTGTGCCTCTGTGTCTC GTTTAAAAATTTCGTCTACACATACCGAATCTTCAAAGAGAGACATGGGTTTTACGACATACAG ACCGTGGAAGGCGCTCCCAAGAAGATCTTTCCAGACCTAAAGGAATTGATCTCCGCATTTGAGAAACCAAATCAAGGGCTGGTGGTCCACCTTGTACGGCCCATAAAGAAAACCAGCTCCCGCCTGAGATGGAGACGGTCACAGATAAAGTTGGATAATATTTACG agaaCAGTAACAGTGAATATGTGGAGGTCTTGCCTTGA